One Aquisediminimonas profunda genomic region harbors:
- a CDS encoding NADP-dependent isocitrate dehydrogenase, with translation MAKIKVKTPVVEIDGDEMTRIIWQWIREQLILPFLDIELDYYDLGIEKRDETNDQITVDSAKAIQKYGVGVKCATITPDEARVEEFKLKKMWKSPNGTIRNILGGVVFREPIVIKNVPRLIPGWTDPIVVGRHAFGDQYRATDFRVPGPGKLRLVWEGENGERIDEEVFDYPSSGVALAMYNLDESIRDFARASMNYALNRGWPLYLSTKNTILKAYDGQFKDLFQEVFDAEFADKFAAAGIVYEHRLIDDMVASALKWSGKFVWACKNYDGDVQSDQVAQGFGSLGLMTSVLLSPDGKTVEAEAAHGTVTRHYRMHQQGKATSTNPIASIFAWTGGLKFRGKFDDTPDVVRFAETLEKVCIKTVEDGSMTKDLAILIGPDQPWMTTEQFFEAVRANLEAEMANWG, from the coding sequence ATGGCCAAGATCAAGGTAAAGACCCCCGTCGTCGAGATCGATGGCGACGAAATGACCCGGATCATCTGGCAGTGGATTCGCGAACAGCTCATCCTTCCCTTCCTCGATATTGAACTCGACTATTATGATTTGGGCATCGAGAAGCGTGACGAGACGAATGATCAGATCACCGTCGACAGCGCCAAGGCGATCCAGAAATATGGCGTGGGCGTGAAGTGTGCGACGATCACCCCTGACGAAGCCCGCGTCGAAGAATTCAAGCTGAAGAAGATGTGGAAATCCCCCAACGGGACGATCCGAAACATTCTGGGCGGCGTCGTGTTTCGCGAGCCGATCGTCATCAAGAATGTGCCTCGGCTGATTCCGGGCTGGACTGATCCGATTGTCGTGGGTCGCCACGCCTTTGGCGATCAATATCGTGCGACTGACTTCCGCGTTCCTGGTCCCGGAAAGTTGCGCCTGGTTTGGGAAGGCGAAAATGGAGAGCGGATCGACGAGGAGGTGTTTGACTACCCGTCATCAGGTGTGGCGTTGGCCATGTACAACCTGGACGAATCGATCCGCGATTTTGCCCGCGCATCGATGAATTATGCGCTCAACCGTGGTTGGCCGCTCTATCTGTCGACCAAGAACACCATCCTGAAGGCCTATGACGGCCAGTTCAAGGACCTGTTCCAGGAAGTGTTTGATGCGGAGTTCGCAGACAAGTTCGCCGCGGCCGGCATCGTCTACGAACATCGCCTGATCGATGATATGGTTGCCTCTGCACTCAAATGGTCGGGCAAATTCGTGTGGGCCTGCAAGAACTACGATGGCGACGTCCAGTCGGACCAGGTTGCACAGGGTTTTGGATCGCTCGGCCTGATGACATCGGTCCTTCTCTCGCCGGATGGCAAGACTGTGGAGGCAGAAGCGGCGCACGGGACAGTAACGCGCCATTACCGCATGCATCAGCAGGGCAAGGCAACCTCGACCAATCCTATTGCCTCGATCTTTGCATGGACAGGTGGTCTCAAATTCCGCGGCAAGTTTGACGACACGCCAGATGTCGTGCGCTTTGCCGAGACGCTCGAAAAGGTCTGTATCAAGACTGTCGAAGACGGGTCCATGACCAAGGATCTCGCTATCCTGATCGGTCCGGATCAGCCGTGGATGACAACCGAGCAGTTCTTTGAGGCCGTCCGAGCCAATCTCGAAGCCGAAATGGCCAACTGGGGTTAG
- a CDS encoding phosphatidylserine decarboxylase, giving the protein MAALEKNDPPGEGVKWRFPSVHPEGRKFALIAAAITGVVALVGWHTLAWLMLGVTVWVLAFFRDPIRTTPRSDRYIVAPADGMVTLIQSVPAPKELVAELGDGHFTRVSIFMSVFDVHINRTPIAGTIKQVVYIAGKFLNADLDKASEDNERQHFVVERSDGAKVGFTQIAGLVARRIVPFVKPGDIVAAGQRIGLIRFGSRVDVYLPAGTAPKVALGQRCVAGETVLGIFGDNESVCGIRL; this is encoded by the coding sequence ATGGCCGCACTAGAAAAGAACGACCCTCCCGGTGAGGGCGTAAAATGGCGTTTCCCTTCGGTCCATCCGGAGGGACGAAAATTCGCACTGATTGCAGCAGCAATTACCGGTGTTGTTGCTTTGGTTGGCTGGCACACGCTTGCCTGGCTGATGCTTGGTGTCACAGTCTGGGTTCTGGCTTTTTTCCGCGATCCGATCCGCACGACACCGCGCAGCGATCGTTACATCGTGGCGCCTGCCGATGGAATGGTCACATTGATCCAGTCCGTCCCTGCGCCAAAGGAGCTTGTTGCGGAACTCGGCGATGGGCATTTTACGCGCGTCTCGATCTTCATGAGTGTGTTTGATGTTCACATCAACCGGACACCGATCGCAGGAACGATCAAGCAAGTGGTCTATATCGCGGGGAAGTTCCTCAACGCTGATCTCGACAAGGCGAGTGAGGACAATGAGCGCCAGCATTTTGTCGTCGAACGCAGTGACGGCGCGAAAGTCGGATTTACGCAGATTGCGGGGCTGGTTGCCCGCAGAATTGTGCCGTTCGTGAAACCGGGCGATATCGTCGCAGCCGGGCAGCGCATCGGATTGATCCGCTTCGGAAGCCGCGTTGACGTCTATCTACCGGCCGGAACGGCTCCTAAAGTGGCCCTTGGCCAACGCTGCGTGGCGGGAGAGACCGTACTTGGAATATTCGGGGACAATGAAAGCGTTTGCGGAATACGGCTGTGA
- a CDS encoding CDP-alcohol phosphatidyltransferase family protein, whose protein sequence is MNSDERTARGGLSLRAVPPNAITALALCFGLTGVRYAISATGTDPHTGDWERAIGAIIVAGVLDGIDGRVARLLKAESRFGAELDSLSDVIAFGVSPAIILYLWSLQQLPRFGWIFALALAVSCALRLARFNARIDIEDQPHKSAGFLTGIPAPAGAGLAFTPLYLWLVTENEWFREPFVVAPWAGLIAFLMISNVATYSWGSIRLRRHIRLEAILLAALIGTALFSDPWITLTAVSAAYLAAIPLSIRSYAKVKRARKLGVQPGQS, encoded by the coding sequence GTGAACAGTGACGAACGCACAGCGCGTGGTGGGCTTAGCCTCAGGGCGGTCCCTCCCAACGCAATTACCGCTCTGGCCCTGTGTTTCGGCCTGACGGGTGTGCGCTATGCAATTTCTGCAACCGGAACAGACCCTCATACTGGAGATTGGGAGCGAGCGATTGGTGCCATAATTGTCGCGGGTGTCCTCGACGGCATCGACGGTCGCGTAGCGCGACTTCTGAAGGCAGAAAGCAGATTTGGAGCCGAACTCGATTCCTTATCCGACGTGATTGCCTTTGGTGTTTCCCCTGCAATCATCCTCTATCTCTGGTCATTGCAGCAATTGCCGCGCTTTGGTTGGATTTTCGCGTTGGCGCTTGCGGTTTCCTGTGCGCTCAGGCTTGCACGCTTCAATGCGCGGATCGACATTGAAGATCAGCCGCATAAATCGGCCGGCTTCCTGACGGGCATTCCAGCGCCAGCGGGCGCAGGACTTGCCTTTACGCCGCTGTATCTCTGGCTGGTGACCGAAAATGAATGGTTCCGGGAGCCATTTGTCGTTGCGCCATGGGCCGGACTCATCGCCTTTCTGATGATCTCGAATGTTGCGACCTACAGTTGGGGCTCTATCCGCCTCCGGCGACATATTCGGCTCGAGGCCATCTTGCTCGCAGCCCTTATTGGAACGGCGCTGTTCTCCGATCCCTGGATTACACTGACTGCCGTTTCAGCTGCCTATCTGGCAGCCATTCCCTTGAGCATCAGGAGCTACGCCAAGGTCAAGCGCGCGCGTAAGCTGGGGGTGCAACCCGGCCAATCCTGA
- a CDS encoding HD-GYP domain-containing protein, translating into MSGGNGAFFEAMLVRVAKQDVRLGMYVHAIEGSWMDHPFWRSRFLLSEQSQLERVFASKVEYLVIDAARGLDPSQLAPVLDERTAKSERQPLSARERITELRRAASTIKRSKVAVMGLFEDARLGKAVQTASMGPIVEEISQSVSRDPSIILNIAKLKTKDEYTYLHSVAVCALMINLGRSMGLDEGLTQEIGMAGLLHDVGKMAIPETILKKPARLDELEMETVRNHPQRGYEILSASAGVNETALDVCLHHHEKMDGTGYPQRLPGKALSLFARMSSVCDVYDAVTSQRPYNTPWSASHALQLMQGWEGHFDPEVVDAFIESLGILPVGTLIRVNDDRLAIVTGESSSDFTLPRARIFYSPDRMYDEPLLDIEVSRNKGGWSVLGIEDPAKWGFPDWKRTSRAIITRKSN; encoded by the coding sequence TTGTCAGGGGGAAACGGGGCATTTTTTGAAGCAATGCTGGTCAGGGTTGCAAAACAGGATGTGCGATTGGGGATGTATGTTCACGCGATCGAAGGGTCGTGGATGGACCATCCATTCTGGCGATCCCGATTCCTGCTCTCGGAGCAGTCGCAGCTGGAACGGGTCTTTGCGAGCAAGGTCGAATATCTGGTCATCGATGCCGCGCGCGGCCTTGACCCCAGCCAGTTGGCACCCGTTTTGGATGAAAGAACAGCCAAGAGCGAACGCCAACCGTTGAGCGCGCGTGAGCGGATCACCGAACTTCGCCGGGCGGCAAGCACCATCAAGCGTTCCAAAGTTGCAGTCATGGGATTGTTTGAAGATGCGCGGCTTGGCAAGGCAGTCCAGACGGCTTCGATGGGTCCAATCGTAGAGGAGATTTCGCAATCCGTCTCTCGCGATCCGTCGATCATCCTGAATATTGCAAAGCTCAAGACCAAGGACGAATACACCTACCTCCATTCTGTTGCAGTGTGCGCTCTCATGATCAACCTCGGCCGGTCAATGGGACTGGACGAGGGGCTGACACAGGAAATTGGCATGGCAGGCCTGCTTCATGATGTCGGCAAAATGGCTATTCCGGAGACAATCCTGAAAAAACCTGCAAGGCTTGACGAGCTGGAGATGGAAACGGTTCGCAACCACCCACAGCGCGGATACGAAATCCTGTCTGCGTCTGCGGGCGTGAACGAAACGGCTTTGGATGTGTGCCTGCATCATCACGAGAAGATGGACGGCACAGGGTACCCCCAGCGCCTTCCGGGCAAGGCGTTGAGCCTTTTTGCTCGCATGTCCTCAGTGTGCGACGTCTATGACGCTGTAACGTCGCAGCGCCCGTATAATACGCCCTGGTCTGCTTCACACGCGTTGCAATTGATGCAAGGTTGGGAAGGCCATTTTGATCCAGAGGTCGTCGACGCGTTCATTGAGAGCCTCGGCATATTGCCCGTCGGCACACTCATTCGTGTAAATGACGACAGGTTGGCAATTGTGACCGGTGAGTCTTCATCGGACTTTACGCTGCCACGCGCCCGCATATTCTATTCGCCGGACCGAATGTATGACGAACCCCTTCTCGATATCGAAGTATCCCGAAACAAGGGGGGCTGGTCTGTATTAGGCATCGAAGACCCTGCGAAATGGGGCTTTCCTGACTGGAAGCGCACGAGCAGGGCAATCATCACGCGCAAGTCCAACTGA
- the rpsB gene encoding 30S ribosomal protein S2 yields the protein MAAPTVTMHQLLEAGAHFGHQTHRWNPKMKPYIFGDRNGVHILDLSQTVPLFARALEFVSQTAARGGKVLFVGTKRQAQDPIAEAARASGQHFVNHRWLGGMLTNWKTISNSIKRLKSMEEQLSGDTHGLTKKEILQLTRERDKLELSLGGIRDMGGIPDVMFVVDANKEELAIKEANVLGIPVVAILDSNVSPDGIAFPIPANDDASRAIRLYCDAVSAAATRGGQQGAASRGVDLGAMDEPPAEEALAVVEVAAPASEAVAAEVAPEA from the coding sequence ATGGCGGCACCGACTGTCACCATGCACCAGCTCTTGGAAGCTGGCGCACACTTTGGACACCAGACGCATCGCTGGAATCCAAAAATGAAACCCTACATCTTTGGCGATCGCAACGGCGTCCATATTCTGGACCTGTCGCAGACCGTTCCGCTCTTTGCCCGTGCCCTTGAATTTGTGAGCCAAACTGCGGCGCGCGGCGGCAAGGTCCTCTTTGTCGGGACCAAGCGCCAGGCTCAGGATCCAATTGCGGAAGCAGCCCGCGCATCGGGCCAGCACTTCGTCAATCACCGCTGGCTGGGCGGCATGCTCACCAATTGGAAGACAATTTCGAACTCGATCAAGCGTTTGAAGTCGATGGAAGAGCAGCTTTCGGGCGACACCCACGGCTTGACCAAGAAGGAAATCCTTCAGCTGACCCGCGAACGCGACAAGCTCGAACTTTCCCTCGGCGGCATCCGCGATATGGGCGGCATTCCGGACGTGATGTTTGTGGTTGACGCGAACAAGGAAGAACTCGCGATCAAGGAAGCCAATGTGCTTGGTATCCCCGTGGTGGCGATCCTTGATTCGAACGTTTCGCCTGACGGCATTGCCTTCCCGATTCCGGCAAATGACGATGCCAGCCGCGCAATCCGCCTCTATTGTGATGCGGTTTCTGCTGCTGCGACGCGCGGTGGCCAGCAAGGCGCTGCTTCGCGTGGCGTTGATCTGGGCGCAATGGATGAGCCGCCAGCCGAAGAAGCACTGGCTGTGGTTGAGGTCGCTGCTCCTGCATCTGAAGCGGTTGCTGCAGAAGTGGCGCCTGAAGCCTGA
- the tsf gene encoding translation elongation factor Ts, with amino-acid sequence MAEVTASMVKELRDKSGAGMMDCKKALAETSGDMEAAVDWLRTKGLATASKKSSRTAAEGLVGVAVNGTTGTAVEVNSETDFVAKNDQFQDFVRTVTQLAIETGDDVEALAAASYPTGGTVADALTTNIATIGENQTLRRARRLSVTQGAVVPYVHNAAAPGLGKIGVLVALESSAPSEKLEALGKQLAMHVAAAFPLALDESGIDSEVIARERAIAQEKAAESGKPAEVVAKMVDGAVAKFVKENALLNQLFVMDGKTKISDVVAAAAKEAGAPIVLKDYVRFQLGEGIEKKESDFAAEVAAAAGV; translated from the coding sequence ATGGCAGAAGTGACTGCATCGATGGTCAAAGAACTGCGCGACAAGTCTGGCGCAGGCATGATGGATTGCAAGAAGGCGCTCGCTGAAACGAGCGGTGACATGGAAGCAGCTGTTGACTGGCTGCGGACCAAGGGCCTCGCTACGGCTTCAAAGAAGTCGAGCCGCACTGCAGCAGAAGGCCTGGTCGGCGTTGCTGTGAACGGCACCACGGGGACGGCTGTCGAAGTCAACTCTGAAACAGACTTTGTTGCAAAGAATGATCAGTTTCAGGACTTTGTGCGGACGGTCACGCAACTGGCAATCGAAACTGGCGACGATGTGGAAGCACTTGCAGCTGCAAGCTATCCCACCGGCGGAACAGTTGCCGATGCCTTGACGACCAATATTGCCACCATTGGCGAGAATCAGACGCTGCGCCGCGCACGTCGGCTGAGCGTCACACAGGGCGCTGTTGTTCCCTATGTCCATAATGCGGCTGCTCCGGGTCTAGGCAAGATCGGGGTTCTTGTGGCGCTGGAAAGTTCCGCACCGTCAGAAAAGCTTGAAGCGCTCGGCAAGCAGCTTGCAATGCATGTTGCAGCTGCATTTCCTTTGGCGCTCGACGAAAGTGGCATTGATTCGGAAGTGATCGCGCGCGAACGTGCGATTGCACAGGAAAAGGCTGCGGAATCGGGCAAGCCTGCCGAGGTCGTCGCGAAGATGGTCGACGGCGCTGTTGCGAAGTTCGTCAAGGAAAACGCTCTTCTGAACCAGCTTTTCGTCATGGACGGCAAGACCAAGATCAGCGACGTCGTTGCCGCTGCTGCAAAGGAAGCGGGTGCACCGATTGTGCTCAAGGACTATGTTCGCTTCCAGCTTGGTGAAGGCATTGAGAAAAAGGAAAGCGATTTCGCTGCAGAAGTCGCAGCCGCAGCAGGCGTCTAG
- the pyrH gene encoding UMP kinase: MARPRFKRILLKLSGEAAMGDQDFGIEPETVARVASEVKAAKDAGYELCLVIGGGNIFRGMAGAAKGMDRATADYMGMLATVMNALAMQDALEHLGVETRVQSAIPMASVCEPYIRRRAERHLEKGRVVIFAAGTGSPYFTTDSGAALRAAEMKCDALFKGTSVDGVYDADPKKVPTARRYETLDFKRVLSDDLKVMDASAVALCRDNNIPIVVFSIREKGNLAKVLAGEGVSTIVQNEEQS; the protein is encoded by the coding sequence ATGGCACGCCCCCGCTTCAAACGCATCCTGCTGAAGCTCTCTGGCGAAGCTGCGATGGGCGATCAGGATTTTGGTATTGAGCCGGAAACCGTCGCTCGCGTGGCCAGTGAAGTGAAAGCCGCAAAGGACGCGGGGTATGAACTCTGCCTCGTGATTGGCGGCGGCAATATTTTCCGTGGAATGGCTGGTGCGGCCAAAGGCATGGACCGGGCAACCGCAGACTATATGGGCATGCTTGCAACCGTCATGAACGCCTTGGCGATGCAGGATGCGCTTGAGCATCTGGGCGTCGAAACACGTGTCCAGTCAGCCATTCCCATGGCCAGCGTGTGCGAGCCCTATATTCGCCGGCGTGCAGAGCGCCACCTCGAGAAGGGGCGAGTCGTCATTTTTGCGGCGGGCACCGGAAGTCCCTATTTCACTACGGATTCAGGTGCTGCGTTGCGGGCTGCAGAAATGAAGTGCGACGCTCTCTTCAAGGGCACGAGCGTCGATGGCGTCTATGATGCCGATCCCAAAAAGGTCCCGACGGCAAGGCGTTATGAAACGCTCGATTTCAAGCGTGTCTTGTCAGATGATCTTAAGGTGATGGACGCCAGCGCCGTTGCGCTGTGCAGGGACAACAACATCCCGATCGTTGTCTTTTCAATCCGCGAGAAGGGCAATCTTGCAAAGGTTCTCGCTGGTGAAGGTGTATCGACGATCGTGCAGAATGAGGAGCAAAGCTGA
- the frr gene encoding ribosome recycling factor, with the protein MPAYNKADLERRMHGAVESLKHDLGGLRTGRANTALLDPITVEVYGSNMPLNQVATVSAPEPRLLSVQVWDKSNVTPVEKAIRNAGLGINPIVDGNNIRLPIPDMTEERRKELAKLAHSYAEKAKIAARNVRRDGNDDLKTDEKKKEISEDDRKRAEAEVQKLTDATIAEIDAALAAKEKEILGK; encoded by the coding sequence ATGCCAGCCTATAACAAGGCAGATCTTGAACGCCGGATGCATGGTGCCGTCGAGTCACTCAAGCATGATCTTGGCGGTTTGCGAACGGGCCGCGCTAATACCGCACTGCTCGATCCGATCACAGTTGAAGTCTATGGCTCGAACATGCCGCTGAATCAGGTGGCAACGGTTTCTGCCCCGGAACCGCGCCTTCTGTCCGTGCAGGTGTGGGACAAGTCGAACGTAACGCCGGTTGAAAAAGCGATCCGCAATGCGGGGCTGGGAATTAATCCGATCGTTGATGGAAACAACATCCGCCTGCCAATTCCCGACATGACCGAAGAGCGTCGCAAGGAACTTGCAAAGCTCGCCCATAGCTATGCGGAAAAGGCGAAAATCGCTGCCCGCAACGTCAGACGTGATGGCAATGACGATTTGAAAACCGATGAAAAGAAAAAGGAAATCAGCGAGGATGATCGCAAGCGTGCTGAAGCGGAAGTGCAAAAGCTGACGGACGCCACAATTGCCGAAATTGATGCCGCTCTTGCTGCAAAAGAAAAGGAAATCCTTGGCAAGTGA
- a CDS encoding isoprenyl transferase yields the protein MAVPRHVAIIMDGNGRWAKKRMLPRIAGHRKGIEAARNVTRAAGDLGIEVLTLYAFSTENWRRPAEEVNDLMGLLRHFIQTDIEELAQNGVRLRIIGNYKALAPDLVALIDGAIERTAQNSRTTLVIALNYGSQAELVSVMRDVAQRARDGNLDPATIDEAMIDNLLDTHDLPPPDLLIRTSGEQRLSNFMLWQLAYAELLFVDTLWPDFGVQSLADAVADYGARERRFGGL from the coding sequence ATGGCGGTTCCACGTCATGTTGCGATCATTATGGATGGCAATGGCCGCTGGGCCAAGAAGCGCATGCTGCCGCGCATTGCAGGACACCGCAAGGGGATTGAAGCGGCTCGAAATGTGACTCGTGCTGCCGGCGATCTTGGGATCGAGGTTCTGACGCTTTACGCTTTTTCCACCGAAAATTGGCGCCGACCGGCTGAAGAAGTCAACGATCTGATGGGTCTGCTGCGGCATTTCATTCAGACCGACATTGAAGAACTCGCGCAGAATGGCGTCCGATTAAGGATTATCGGGAACTACAAAGCCCTGGCGCCCGACCTTGTTGCACTGATTGATGGCGCGATCGAGCGAACTGCGCAAAACTCCCGGACAACATTGGTTATCGCCCTCAACTATGGTTCTCAGGCTGAACTTGTCTCGGTCATGCGCGACGTGGCGCAAAGAGCAAGGGACGGAAACCTTGATCCTGCAACAATTGACGAAGCCATGATCGACAATTTGCTCGATACGCATGACTTGCCGCCGCCAGACTTGTTGATCCGGACATCTGGCGAGCAGCGCCTGTCAAATTTCATGCTCTGGCAGCTTGCCTATGCAGAGCTTTTGTTTGTCGATACACTCTGGCCGGACTTCGGAGTTCAGTCTTTGGCCGATGCTGTGGCGGACTATGGGGCGCGGGAGCGGCGCTTCGGTGGCTTGTGA
- a CDS encoding phosphatidate cytidylyltransferase, with protein sequence MSQRIIVGAILIIVAVAEVWLGGTALWVLATVGGLIMISEFAGLLKVSEQHKRMAMYALCIPLGVLSPIALGPSFFAFGLILGMAIGTALISRSVALGAGQIYVGIPILALLWLREQPENGLVLTFWALSLVWATDIGAYFSGRSIGGPKIAPAISPSKTWAGLIGGMACATLVAACFHIWFNLSLTLVWVTPFLAIAAQSGDFLESWMKRRAGVKDSGTLLPGHGGVLDRLDGVVTAVPLAALAVSLGLAV encoded by the coding sequence TTGTCGCAACGGATCATCGTTGGCGCAATTTTGATCATTGTCGCTGTTGCGGAGGTTTGGTTGGGCGGCACTGCGCTCTGGGTACTTGCAACAGTCGGCGGCCTCATCATGATTTCCGAGTTTGCCGGTCTTTTGAAGGTTTCGGAGCAGCACAAGCGGATGGCAATGTATGCGCTGTGTATACCACTGGGCGTCTTGTCACCCATTGCACTTGGACCAAGCTTCTTCGCATTTGGCTTGATCCTCGGAATGGCAATCGGGACCGCGTTGATTTCCCGAAGTGTCGCGCTCGGAGCAGGCCAGATCTATGTTGGAATTCCAATTCTTGCGCTGCTTTGGTTGCGTGAGCAGCCGGAAAATGGCCTTGTACTTACCTTCTGGGCCCTTTCTCTGGTGTGGGCGACAGATATTGGCGCCTATTTTTCAGGGCGATCGATTGGAGGGCCGAAAATTGCGCCAGCAATCAGTCCGTCAAAGACATGGGCCGGACTTATCGGTGGCATGGCATGCGCGACACTTGTTGCAGCCTGTTTCCATATTTGGTTCAATCTCTCACTTACGCTGGTTTGGGTCACCCCGTTTCTTGCAATCGCCGCACAGTCTGGCGATTTTCTGGAAAGCTGGATGAAGCGTCGTGCGGGCGTAAAGGACAGTGGCACTCTGCTTCCCGGGCATGGTGGTGTGCTTGACCGACTCGATGGCGTGGTGACTGCGGTGCCTTTGGCCGCTCTTGCTGTGTCGCTTGGGCTTGCGGTATGA
- a CDS encoding 1-deoxy-D-xylulose-5-phosphate reductoisomerase — MKKSKTVTILGATGSVGQSTLDLILRTPDKFAVEALTAHSDVEGLAKAARATSAKFAVIGDPSRFDDLKDALSGTGIEVGAGEDAVIEAALRNADWTMAAIVGCAGLMPVMAALEGGKTLAFANKEALVSAGSLMIDAATRSGATLLPVDSEHNAIFQCLDQSAPKGVHRIVLTASGGPFRTTPLEEMARATPAQAVAHPNWSMGAKISVDSATMMNKGLELIEAHHLFAMPADRLDVVIHPQSVVHSMVEYADGSVLAQLGPADMRVPIAHTLAWPERMDTPCERLDLAAVGRLDFMAPDYLRFPALKLAREVMIAGGPAPAIMNAANEAAVAAFLAGTIAFGDIATVVARVLDRYVPADPISLADVLAIDSEARRVASALMESVVA; from the coding sequence ATGAAGAAATCCAAGACCGTAACAATTCTTGGTGCGACAGGGTCGGTAGGGCAATCGACGCTCGATCTGATCCTGCGAACACCGGACAAGTTCGCCGTTGAAGCGCTGACTGCACATTCGGATGTTGAGGGGTTGGCAAAGGCTGCGAGAGCAACGTCTGCCAAATTTGCAGTGATCGGAGATCCAAGCCGCTTCGATGATCTCAAAGATGCATTGTCCGGAACCGGTATTGAAGTCGGCGCCGGAGAAGATGCTGTTATTGAGGCTGCTCTTCGCAACGCTGACTGGACGATGGCCGCTATTGTCGGCTGCGCAGGCCTAATGCCGGTCATGGCGGCACTGGAGGGTGGTAAGACGCTGGCCTTTGCCAACAAGGAAGCACTCGTATCAGCCGGTTCGCTTATGATCGATGCCGCAACGCGGTCCGGAGCTACACTGTTGCCGGTTGATTCCGAACATAACGCAATCTTTCAATGTCTCGACCAATCTGCGCCAAAAGGCGTGCATCGGATCGTTTTGACGGCGAGCGGTGGCCCATTTCGTACTACGCCTTTGGAAGAAATGGCCCGGGCCACACCCGCGCAGGCTGTCGCACACCCTAATTGGTCAATGGGTGCGAAGATTTCCGTCGACTCCGCAACCATGATGAATAAGGGTCTCGAACTCATCGAAGCGCACCACTTGTTCGCCATGCCGGCTGATCGGCTTGACGTCGTTATTCATCCGCAATCTGTCGTTCACTCCATGGTCGAATATGCCGACGGATCGGTCCTTGCGCAGCTTGGTCCTGCCGATATGCGGGTTCCGATTGCGCATACATTGGCCTGGCCCGAACGGATGGACACGCCATGCGAGCGTTTGGACTTGGCGGCCGTGGGACGGCTGGACTTCATGGCACCAGACTATTTGCGATTTCCGGCATTGAAACTTGCCCGCGAAGTCATGATTGCAGGTGGACCTGCGCCGGCAATCATGAATGCTGCGAATGAAGCCGCAGTTGCTGCATTTCTGGCAGGCACGATTGCGTTCGGTGATATCGCAACCGTTGTGGCGCGCGTGTTGGACCGCTATGTGCCCGCCGATCCAATTTCGTTAGCAGATGTTCTGGCGATAGATTCGGAGGCTCGGCGCGTAGCGTCGGCACTAATGGAAAGTGTTGTTGCGTGA